From Thamnophis elegans isolate rThaEle1 chromosome 12, rThaEle1.pri, whole genome shotgun sequence, one genomic window encodes:
- the SPACA6 gene encoding sperm acrosome membrane-associated protein 6, with protein MAGGDVLILWLVFNSRATACFNCFSTAAQRLRICQYFWGYQSEKHQTCLGTLETAFRPLSKTQVDVSEIEKLKDAFGRVVFFLEEKGMGKALFQQAVPEAVKEVENEVAQLKAGYQKEAHHYKCSSCSIVDCQLPIDCPIQDMHKLEGDATFLNCEVAFRTSSDRTFRWKFVKDLRTEELFLFHDLNFGVNPSLLIRPTLGSHHGTFACELEEDNDVVIRKYFYVNVTEKRLGEEKKLQEMFKAILNSPPESGQEAVVVNKLPSLQDLLSQPDYLQKRGVIVLILGITGISLLVTLAVLSLYRWATDFKP; from the exons ATGGCTGGTGGAGATGTCCTGATTCTCTGGTTGGTTTTTAATTCCAGGGCAACCGCTTGCTTCAACTGCTTCTCCACGGCAGCCCAGCGTCTGCGCATATGCCAATATTTTTGGGGCTATCAGAGTGAGAAGCATCAAACCTGCCTAGGGACTTTAGAAACGGCCTTCCGTCCCTTGAGCAAGACTCAGGTGG aTGTGTCTGAAATAGAGAAGCTGAAGGATGCTTTCGGCAGGGTGGTTTTCTTCTTGGAAGAGAAAGGCATGGGCAAAG CCCTTTTCCAGCAAGCGGTTCCCGAGGCTGTGAAAGAGGTGGAAAACGAAGTAGCACAACTCAAAGCAG GTTACCAGAAAGAAGCTCACCACTACAAATGTTCCTCTTGTTCCATTGTGGATTGCCAGCTACCCATCGATTGCCCAA TTCAGGATATGCACAAATTGGAAGGAGATGCAACTTTTCTGAACTGTGAAGTCGCCTTCCGGACTTCCTCGGATCGAACCTTCCGGTGGAAATTTGTCAAAGAT CTCAGGACGGAGGAACTGTTTCTCTTCCATGACCTTAATTTTGGAGTCAACCCTTCCCTCCTCATTCGACCCACCCTGGGATCCCATCACGGGACCTTTGCCTGCGAACTTGAAGAGGACAATGACGTGGTGATCAGGAAGTATTTTTATGTCAACG TGACAGAAAAAAGGCTTGGGGAAGAGAAAAAGCTGCAAGAAATGTTTAAAGCCATCCTGAATTCCCCACCGGAGTCAGGACAGGAAGCAGTGGTGGTGAACAAGCTACCTTCCCTTCAAGATCTGCTGTCCCAGCCTGATTATCTCCAGAAAAGGGGAGTCATTGTGCTTATCCTTGGAATAACTGGGATATCCCTGCTTGTTACTTTAGCCGTTCT GTCGCTGTATCGCTGGGCGACGGACTTCAAGCCGTGA